From Deinococcus aquaticus, one genomic window encodes:
- a CDS encoding ABC transporter ATP-binding protein, with protein MPAPSPSVLRRLYGLLSPYRRTVGLGLLLLTLSVAAELYPPLVWIRVVDQGIPERDWVFIGGQLAVLVGVFAAQQLLSAWRGLLLERAGQAFTRDLRLTLYGKLQGQSAAYFEGQRTGDLLARVTGDVDALQDVLVRGTDAVLANALRLVGVIGIFIALQPLLGVLTTIPMIAVAFMLRRYARTVRPAYRAARSRLGDLSALIADRLSGIRVVQGFAREDAEAARIGALGEELYRVGVQAVTIRNRAFPLARFVGNFGNVIMLGGGAWLIMAGQFTLGGLLAYRGYGRYFYGPIDDLVNIGDLLQRAEASGRRVFEVLDAPVPVQDRPGARPLPLPVRGQIDFENVTFGYDPARPILRGVTLHVPAGQRVALLGESGAGKSTLLGLVTRTFDPQEGTVRIDGHDVRDLTLTSLRRGAVSMAQDTFLFHDTVLNNVTYARPDATETEVQAALLAAHAHTFVSALPDRLNTVVGERGVKLSGGQRQRLSIARTLLARPTLLLLDEPTSAVDAESETQVVAALTELMRGRTALIVTHRLSLARTADRIIVLAGGQIVEEGPPELLRKRDGAYAALERASGLVELGAAEAVS; from the coding sequence ATGCCTGCCCCCTCCCCGTCTGTTCTGCGCCGCCTGTACGGTCTGCTGAGTCCGTACCGCCGCACGGTGGGTCTGGGCCTGCTGCTGCTGACTCTGAGCGTGGCGGCGGAACTGTACCCGCCGCTGGTGTGGATCCGGGTGGTGGATCAGGGCATTCCGGAGCGGGACTGGGTGTTTATCGGGGGGCAGCTGGCGGTACTGGTGGGGGTGTTCGCGGCGCAGCAGTTGCTGTCCGCGTGGCGGGGGCTGCTGCTGGAGCGGGCGGGGCAGGCGTTCACGCGGGACCTGCGCCTGACGCTGTACGGGAAGTTGCAGGGGCAGTCGGCGGCGTACTTCGAGGGGCAGCGGACCGGGGATCTGCTGGCCCGCGTGACGGGCGACGTGGACGCGTTGCAGGACGTGCTGGTGCGCGGCACGGACGCCGTGCTGGCCAACGCCCTGCGGCTGGTGGGCGTGATCGGGATTTTCATTGCGTTGCAGCCGCTGCTGGGCGTCCTGACAACCATTCCGATGATCGCGGTGGCGTTCATGCTGCGCCGCTACGCGCGCACCGTGCGGCCCGCGTACCGCGCGGCGCGCTCCCGCCTGGGCGACCTGAGCGCCCTGATCGCCGACCGCCTGAGCGGCATCCGCGTGGTGCAGGGCTTCGCGCGCGAGGACGCCGAGGCCGCCCGCATCGGCGCGCTGGGCGAGGAACTGTACCGGGTGGGCGTGCAGGCCGTCACCATCCGCAACCGCGCGTTCCCACTGGCGCGCTTCGTGGGGAACTTCGGGAACGTGATCATGCTGGGCGGCGGCGCGTGGCTGATCATGGCCGGGCAGTTCACGCTGGGCGGCCTGCTTGCGTACCGGGGGTACGGGCGGTACTTCTACGGCCCCATCGACGACCTCGTGAACATCGGGGACCTGCTCCAGCGGGCCGAGGCGAGCGGGCGGCGGGTGTTCGAGGTGCTCGACGCTCCGGTGCCCGTGCAGGACCGCCCCGGTGCGCGGCCCCTGCCGTTGCCGGTGCGCGGGCAGATCGACTTCGAGAACGTCACCTTCGGGTACGACCCGGCCCGCCCGATCCTGCGCGGCGTGACGCTGCACGTCCCGGCCGGGCAGCGCGTCGCCCTGCTCGGCGAGAGCGGCGCGGGCAAGAGCACCCTGCTGGGCCTCGTGACCCGCACCTTCGACCCGCAGGAAGGAACCGTCCGCATCGACGGGCATGACGTGCGCGACCTGACCCTGACCAGCCTGCGGCGCGGCGCGGTCAGCATGGCGCAGGACACCTTCCTGTTCCACGACACCGTCCTGAACAACGTCACCTACGCCCGCCCCGACGCCACCGAAACCGAGGTCCAGGCGGCCCTGCTCGCCGCGCACGCCCACACCTTCGTCAGTGCCCTGCCGGACAGACTGAACACCGTCGTTGGGGAACGCGGCGTGAAACTCTCCGGCGGGCAACGCCAGCGCCTCTCCATCGCCCGCACCCTCCTGGCCCGGCCCACCCTGCTGCTGCTGGACGAACCCACCAGCGCCGTCGACGCCGAGAGCGAAACGCAGGTGGTGGCCGCCCTGACGGAACTCATGCGCGGCCGCACCGCCCTGATCGTCACGCACCGCCTCAGCCTCGCCCGCACCGCCGACCGCATCATCGTCCTCGCCGGTGGCCAGATCGTCGAGGAGGGCCCTCCGGAACTCCTGCGAAAGCGTGACGGCGCGTATGCCGCGCTGGAACGCGCTTCGGGACTGGTGGAATTGGGTGCAGCGGAAGCCGTGAGCTGA
- a CDS encoding PaaI family thioesterase: MTLHPDLLFPTAHELDTLTPEALAGRMNALQGTLGARLGIEFVQVGRERLVARMPVEGNRQPAGRLHGGANLALAEELASVGSWLNLDPARQVAVGVDLSGTHVRGVTDGWVTGEATLAYRGRSMMVWTVEIRDDRGRVTSLARCTCNVIATGA, encoded by the coding sequence ATGACGCTGCACCCGGACCTGCTGTTCCCCACCGCGCATGAACTCGACACGCTGACGCCCGAGGCGCTGGCGGGCCGCATGAACGCCCTTCAGGGCACGCTGGGCGCTCGGCTGGGCATCGAGTTCGTGCAGGTGGGCCGCGAGCGGCTGGTGGCCCGGATGCCGGTCGAGGGGAACCGCCAGCCGGCCGGGCGACTGCATGGCGGCGCGAACCTCGCCCTGGCCGAGGAACTGGCCAGCGTGGGGTCGTGGTTGAACCTGGACCCGGCGCGGCAGGTGGCGGTCGGCGTGGACCTGAGCGGAACGCACGTGCGCGGCGTGACGGACGGCTGGGTGACGGGCGAGGCGACCCTGGCGTACCGGGGGCGCAGCATGATGGTCTGGACGGTCGAGATCCGCGACGACCGGGGGCGCGTGACCAGCCTGGCGCGCTGCACCTGCAACGTGATCGCCACCGGGGCGTGA
- a CDS encoding RNB domain-containing ribonuclease: MSLPTAPDLSPAQRTEIELLARGKQAKSRALRDLGLTETPEAAHALLLRAGLWDESRTPYADRLGATTQPVTLSVPDFTDEPRLDLTHLDAYAIDDEGNRDPDDAVGIEPLSGGLTRLWIHVADVAALVPADSELDLEARARGATLYLPDRTIGMLPDELVEKTGLGLHDTTPALSISLDLDEDGNADAVDVQLTTVRVTRLTYTQAQAALDANQEPFVTLARLARASRDLRTQEGALSIDLPEVRVKAGPDGAVVSPLPKPEMRAVVQECMTLAGWGAAIYADDHAIPLPFATQDPPQREVRGSGLSAEWARRRTLSRTRFQPAPGPHSGMGLDLYTQATSPMRRYLDLVVHQQLRAHLAGREPLGGKEVAARVAQAGLNADGTRQAERLSRRHHTLRFIAAQPERVWDAVIVDRRGPQATLLIPDLAFDLPTSTPAPLNTELQVRLLDVNLSTLGVRASIV, encoded by the coding sequence ATGAGCCTTCCCACCGCCCCCGACCTCAGCCCCGCGCAGCGCACGGAAATCGAACTGCTGGCACGCGGCAAGCAGGCCAAGAGCCGCGCCCTGCGCGACCTGGGCCTCACGGAAACGCCGGAAGCCGCGCACGCCCTGCTGCTGCGCGCCGGCCTGTGGGACGAGAGCCGCACCCCCTACGCCGACCGCCTGGGCGCCACCACGCAACCCGTCACGCTGAGTGTCCCGGACTTCACCGACGAACCCCGCTTGGACCTGACGCACCTGGACGCCTACGCCATCGACGACGAGGGCAACCGCGACCCGGACGACGCCGTGGGCATCGAACCCCTGAGCGGCGGCCTGACCCGCCTGTGGATTCACGTGGCCGACGTGGCCGCCCTGGTGCCCGCCGACAGCGAACTGGACCTCGAAGCCCGCGCGCGCGGCGCGACCCTGTACCTGCCGGACCGCACCATCGGCATGCTGCCCGACGAACTGGTCGAGAAGACCGGCCTGGGCCTGCACGACACCACGCCCGCCCTGAGCATCAGCCTGGACCTTGACGAGGACGGCAACGCCGACGCCGTGGACGTGCAACTCACGACCGTGCGCGTCACCCGCCTGACCTACACCCAGGCGCAGGCCGCGCTGGACGCCAACCAGGAACCCTTCGTGACCCTGGCCCGACTGGCCCGCGCCAGCCGCGACCTGCGCACGCAGGAGGGCGCCCTGAGCATCGACCTGCCCGAGGTGCGCGTGAAGGCCGGCCCAGACGGCGCCGTCGTGAGTCCCCTGCCCAAACCCGAGATGCGGGCCGTGGTGCAGGAATGCATGACCCTGGCCGGCTGGGGCGCCGCCATCTACGCCGACGATCACGCCATTCCGCTGCCGTTCGCCACGCAGGACCCACCCCAGCGCGAGGTGCGCGGCAGCGGCCTGAGCGCCGAGTGGGCGCGGCGGCGCACGCTGTCCCGCACGCGCTTTCAACCGGCGCCCGGCCCGCACTCCGGGATGGGCCTGGACCTGTACACCCAGGCGACCAGTCCCATGCGCCGCTACCTGGACCTCGTGGTGCACCAGCAACTGCGCGCCCACCTGGCCGGGCGCGAACCGCTGGGCGGCAAGGAGGTCGCCGCGCGCGTGGCCCAGGCGGGCCTGAACGCCGACGGCACCCGGCAGGCCGAACGCCTGAGCCGCCGCCACCACACCCTGCGCTTCATTGCCGCGCAACCCGAGCGCGTGTGGGACGCCGTGATCGTGGACCGGCGCGGCCCGCAGGCGACCCTTCTGATCCCGGACCTGGCCTTCGACCTGCCCACCAGCACGCCCGCCCCGCTGAACACCGAACTGCAGGTGCGCCTGCTGGACGTGAACCTCAGCACGCTGGGCGTACGCGCCAGCATCGTCTGA
- a CDS encoding LysM peptidoglycan-binding domain-containing M23 family metallopeptidase: MNERQSVQRFLRGAALLLCLGVSAQAVTSYRVQPGDTLGGIAARAGVSAAQIRAVNARLRGTDQVQAGWVLTLPDRTLPARTHTVKNGENLSVIAARYGLSLGALLNANPAYRNGKAVWTGARLNIPARTSSSASAAAAPAARSTATVRTASSSGRSGGWLWPVSGHHGVSSGYGPRVLGGVREDHWGVDIVAPVGTPVRAARSGRVLESRPDFDRGWGWTVVLEHPDGWITRYAHLSANLVQKGELVVRGQPVGRVGNTGRSTGPHLHFGTYLRWDPRDPLSLY, from the coding sequence GTGAACGAACGGCAGTCTGTCCAGCGGTTCCTGCGGGGCGCGGCCCTGCTCCTGTGCCTGGGCGTGTCGGCGCAGGCCGTCACGTCGTACCGGGTGCAGCCGGGCGACACTCTGGGCGGCATCGCGGCGCGCGCCGGGGTCAGCGCGGCGCAGATCCGCGCGGTGAACGCCCGCCTGCGCGGCACGGATCAGGTGCAGGCCGGGTGGGTGCTGACCCTGCCGGACCGGACCCTGCCCGCCCGGACGCACACCGTGAAAAACGGTGAGAACCTGTCCGTGATCGCGGCCCGCTACGGCCTGAGCCTGGGCGCCCTGCTGAACGCCAACCCCGCCTACCGCAACGGGAAGGCGGTGTGGACCGGGGCGCGCCTGAACATCCCGGCCCGCACCTCCTCGTCGGCCTCTGCTGCGGCGGCCCCGGCCGCCCGGAGTACCGCGACCGTCCGCACGGCCAGTTCGTCCGGCCGTTCCGGCGGGTGGCTGTGGCCAGTCTCGGGCCACCACGGCGTCAGCAGCGGCTACGGGCCGCGCGTGCTGGGCGGCGTGCGCGAGGACCACTGGGGGGTGGATATCGTCGCGCCGGTCGGCACCCCGGTCCGCGCCGCCCGTTCGGGCCGCGTGCTGGAATCCCGCCCGGACTTCGACCGGGGCTGGGGCTGGACGGTCGTGCTGGAACACCCGGACGGCTGGATCACCCGCTACGCGCACCTGAGTGCCAACCTCGTGCAGAAGGGCGAACTGGTCGTTCGCGGCCAGCCGGTCGGGCGGGTCGGGAATACGGGGCGCAGCACGGGGCCGCACCTGCATTTCGGCACGTACCTGCGCTGGGATCCCCGCGATCCCCTGAGCCTGTACTGA
- a CDS encoding DMT family transporter: MTLPPARPAPAPVNVRTGLLLGVTSALTFSTLGVWGKLAGQVGLDSFNALAWRFGLVALLLLPLTSRGLSGADRRRMLGVGTLYTAATICYFGALGRVTAGATGLLLYLAPAFVILLAWLSGRAPRRTQLGAVTLGAAGLALVIGLPGPADRDPAGLLLGAGAGVLYAAYLLASERLLAGVPALAATAHMALVAALVFTGLAAGGGTLGVPDTAAQWGVIAAMALLPTLIAVPALYGAVRHLGAARTSLLGTLEPLFTVALAGAVLGEQPGPGVVLGGALILAGALLAQWPARPAAP, from the coding sequence GTGACGCTGCCGCCTGCCCGCCCCGCCCCCGCCCCGGTGAACGTCCGCACCGGCCTGCTGCTGGGCGTGACCTCGGCCCTCACGTTCAGCACGCTGGGCGTCTGGGGCAAACTGGCCGGGCAGGTGGGCCTGGACTCCTTCAACGCGCTGGCGTGGCGTTTCGGGCTGGTGGCGCTGCTGCTGCTGCCACTCACCTCGCGCGGGCTGAGCGGCGCGGACCGGCGGCGGATGCTGGGCGTGGGCACGCTGTACACAGCCGCGACCATCTGTTACTTCGGGGCGCTGGGGCGCGTCACGGCTGGCGCGACGGGTCTGCTGCTGTACCTCGCGCCGGCCTTCGTGATCCTGCTGGCGTGGCTGTCGGGGCGCGCGCCACGCCGCACGCAGCTGGGGGCGGTGACGCTCGGCGCGGCCGGGCTGGCGCTGGTGATCGGGTTGCCCGGCCCGGCCGACCGGGACCCGGCGGGCCTGCTGCTGGGCGCGGGGGCGGGCGTGCTGTACGCCGCGTACCTGCTGGCCAGCGAGCGGCTGCTGGCGGGCGTACCGGCGCTGGCCGCCACGGCGCACATGGCGCTGGTGGCGGCGCTGGTGTTCACGGGACTCGCGGCGGGCGGCGGCACCCTGGGCGTGCCGGACACGGCGGCGCAGTGGGGCGTGATCGCGGCCATGGCGCTGCTGCCCACGCTGATCGCCGTGCCCGCCCTGTACGGCGCCGTGCGGCACCTGGGCGCGGCGCGCACCAGTCTGCTGGGCACGCTGGAGCCGCTGTTCACGGTGGCGCTGGCGGGCGCGGTGCTGGGCGAGCAGCCGGGACCGGGCGTGGTACTGGGCGGCGCGCTGATCCTGGCGGGCGCGCTGCTGGCGCAGTGGCCCGCCCGTCCGGCCGCTCCCTGA
- a CDS encoding CobW family GTP-binding protein produces MTSADRPDERIPVIVVGGFLGAGKTTLVNHLIRSLPHRLGVIVNEFGAQGVDGSLIERLQDDVTELTAGCLCCTGRDDLLRALVTIAMREQKPDAVIVELSGVADPTPVLTTLLERSVRAAFRVTTLVAVVDARHALQTLREHPEAARQLAYANVVVLNKTDQADPALLDHAQGVLRGVNPLADIRRVERGQVDADALLARDDFDPRVLDGVDARAAHTPGLTSFTLRADRPLDPYAWQRFMTDYLLSRPAEVLRAKGFLDLFGYPQRILFQAVRDLFTADAWDAGDGTSELVVIGRGLDRAEFGAAWEACLTPDPADLIPD; encoded by the coding sequence ATGACCTCTGCTGACCGCCCTGATGAACGCATTCCGGTGATTGTGGTGGGTGGGTTTCTGGGTGCGGGGAAGACGACGCTGGTGAATCACCTGATCCGGTCGTTGCCGCACCGGCTGGGTGTGATCGTGAACGAGTTCGGCGCGCAGGGCGTGGATGGCAGCCTGATCGAGCGGCTTCAGGATGACGTGACGGAACTGACGGCCGGGTGCCTGTGCTGCACGGGGCGGGATGATCTGCTGCGGGCGCTGGTGACGATTGCCATGCGCGAGCAGAAGCCGGACGCGGTGATCGTGGAGCTGTCGGGCGTGGCGGACCCGACGCCGGTGCTGACGACGCTGCTGGAACGGTCGGTGCGCGCGGCGTTCCGCGTGACGACGCTGGTGGCGGTTGTGGATGCCCGGCACGCGCTTCAGACGTTGCGGGAGCATCCGGAGGCGGCGCGGCAGCTGGCGTACGCGAACGTGGTCGTGCTGAACAAGACCGATCAGGCGGACCCGGCGCTGCTGGATCACGCGCAGGGTGTGCTGCGCGGCGTGAATCCGCTGGCGGACATCCGGCGGGTCGAGCGGGGTCAGGTGGACGCGGACGCCCTGCTGGCCCGCGACGACTTCGACCCGCGCGTGCTGGACGGCGTGGACGCCCGCGCGGCGCACACGCCGGGCCTGACCTCGTTCACGTTGCGCGCCGACCGGCCGCTGGACCCGTACGCGTGGCAGCGGTTCATGACGGATTACCTGCTGTCCCGCCCGGCGGAGGTGCTGCGCGCCAAGGGGTTCCTGGATCTGTTCGGGTACCCGCAGCGGATTCTGTTTCAGGCGGTGCGGGACCTGTTCACGGCGGACGCCTGGGACGCCGGGGACGGCACCTCCGAACTGGTGGTGATCGGGCGCGGCCTGGACCGCGCGGAGTTCGGGGCGGCGTGGGAGGCGTGCCTGACGCCGGACCCGGCGGACCTGATCCCGGACTGA
- the priA gene encoding replication restart helicase PriA — MTPPAPPSPHPWQVAVNLPVPPYDFGAPHGFSGPVPLGCRVLVPWRGELVVGLVVGEGDPRAAHRLREAAHLLDDPAAPWVPPATVTGVQGWAHDARIPAGLIWGDLLGVGWTAAYAHMVRAVPGSDLSAFARRSPTDRWTDAGAFAPALLDAIREQGLLEERFTPQPRLKSVVEARTPEHVPHASRMVTVLRAVTPAPTPTLTPKQVQAAAWLREHGPCDTLSAWARGAGVSAGVVTAALNAGAAEYVSVAAPPPPAWEWLRTHGPADGYAAWAAGASAAGIPLSGTQAGTLALRGWADTIQVPAPPPALPEPAAAAPDPDRPDLLPEAPVWRLHGGRPASRAAALAPRIGRLLRQGRGVLVLAPDAATLRRTWEHLSGLARTCGTHAAQISGQLSEAQREHSWQLVRSGHARLVIGSGHALTAPLQDPALIVVLEEASDAHKLLSGSRAFLPDVAARLATAHDAALALVGAAPAAESVPHPGAVLPPPRARVHVVDYANPPEQAQIGPLSGAHLAPADMGYPISHDLARVLRQVQERGRQAALLAPRRGYSALLRCPTCEHTPQCRHCDVPLRFHQDTRQLTCHQCGYHQPVPDRCDECGDRMWKARGPGTEWITQEVRKLLPGFPVYRLDRDHQDDLSPLYDGQSGVIVGTQLLLSHEAPPNLALIGVTLADTWLNVSDFRASERYHRLLRQLTEWHPTRAPMTVIQTFQADHPALRVMTEGHDTLAYPAAEERARAALNYPPHARLAQIEISARDQHKAQAAAQDLADALHGAGATTHEVLGPAPSPVARLRGVYPYHLFLRARNDARLGELLRVLDTRTWKARVRVDVNPRGGL; from the coding sequence GTGACGCCGCCCGCCCCTCCCTCCCCGCACCCGTGGCAGGTGGCCGTGAACCTGCCGGTGCCGCCGTACGATTTCGGCGCGCCGCACGGCTTTTCCGGGCCGGTTCCGCTGGGGTGCCGGGTGCTGGTGCCGTGGCGCGGTGAGCTGGTCGTGGGCCTCGTGGTGGGCGAGGGGGACCCGCGCGCCGCCCACCGCCTGCGCGAGGCCGCGCACCTGCTCGACGACCCGGCCGCGCCGTGGGTGCCGCCCGCGACCGTGACCGGCGTGCAGGGCTGGGCGCACGATGCCCGCATTCCCGCCGGGCTGATCTGGGGCGACCTGCTGGGCGTGGGCTGGACGGCCGCGTACGCCCACATGGTCCGCGCCGTGCCGGGCAGCGACCTGAGCGCCTTCGCCCGCCGCTCGCCCACCGACCGCTGGACGGACGCCGGGGCCTTCGCGCCCGCCCTGCTGGACGCCATCCGCGAGCAGGGCCTGCTGGAGGAGCGCTTCACCCCGCAACCCCGCCTGAAAAGCGTGGTGGAGGCCCGCACGCCCGAACACGTCCCGCACGCCAGCCGCATGGTGACCGTCCTACGCGCCGTCACGCCCGCCCCTACGCCGACGCTGACACCTAAACAGGTGCAGGCCGCCGCGTGGCTGCGGGAGCACGGCCCCTGCGACACCCTGAGCGCCTGGGCACGGGGCGCCGGGGTCAGCGCCGGGGTCGTGACCGCCGCCCTGAACGCCGGAGCAGCCGAATACGTCAGCGTCGCCGCGCCCCCACCGCCCGCGTGGGAGTGGCTGCGCACCCACGGCCCGGCCGACGGTTATGCCGCGTGGGCCGCCGGGGCCAGCGCCGCCGGCATTCCCCTGAGCGGCACGCAGGCCGGAACGCTCGCCCTGCGCGGCTGGGCCGATACCATCCAGGTGCCCGCCCCGCCCCCCGCCCTGCCGGAACCCGCCGCAGCCGCCCCCGACCCTGACCGGCCGGATCTGCTGCCCGAAGCGCCCGTCTGGAGGCTACACGGTGGCCGCCCCGCCAGCCGCGCCGCCGCTCTGGCCCCCCGCATCGGCCGCCTGCTGCGCCAGGGACGCGGCGTGCTGGTCCTCGCGCCGGACGCCGCCACGCTGCGCCGCACCTGGGAACACCTGAGCGGACTGGCCCGCACCTGCGGCACGCACGCCGCACAGATCAGCGGGCAGCTGAGCGAGGCGCAACGCGAGCACAGCTGGCAGCTCGTGCGCAGCGGACATGCACGGCTGGTCATCGGCAGCGGGCACGCCCTGACCGCCCCTCTGCAAGACCCCGCGCTGATCGTCGTGCTGGAGGAAGCCAGCGACGCCCACAAACTCCTGAGCGGCAGCCGCGCCTTCCTGCCCGACGTGGCCGCCCGCCTCGCCACCGCACACGACGCCGCCCTCGCCCTCGTGGGGGCCGCGCCCGCCGCCGAGAGCGTCCCGCACCCCGGCGCGGTCCTCCCACCCCCCCGCGCGCGCGTGCACGTCGTGGATTACGCCAACCCGCCCGAACAGGCCCAGATCGGGCCGCTGTCCGGCGCGCACCTCGCGCCCGCCGACATGGGCTACCCCATCAGCCACGACCTCGCCCGGGTGCTACGGCAGGTGCAGGAACGCGGACGGCAGGCCGCGCTGCTCGCCCCCCGGCGCGGGTACAGCGCCCTGCTGCGCTGCCCCACCTGCGAACACACCCCCCAGTGCCGCCACTGCGACGTGCCGCTGCGCTTTCACCAGGACACCCGGCAACTCACCTGCCACCAGTGCGGCTACCACCAGCCCGTCCCGGACCGCTGCGACGAATGCGGCGACCGCATGTGGAAAGCGCGCGGCCCCGGCACCGAATGGATCACCCAGGAAGTCCGCAAACTCCTGCCCGGCTTCCCCGTCTACCGGCTCGACCGGGACCACCAGGACGACCTGAGCCCCCTGTACGACGGCCAGAGCGGCGTGATCGTCGGCACGCAACTGCTGCTGTCGCACGAAGCCCCACCCAACCTCGCCCTGATCGGCGTGACCCTCGCCGACACGTGGCTGAACGTCAGCGACTTCCGCGCCAGCGAACGCTACCACCGCCTGCTGCGCCAGCTGACCGAATGGCACCCCACCCGCGCCCCCATGACCGTCATCCAGACCTTCCAGGCCGACCACCCCGCCCTGCGCGTCATGACCGAAGGCCACGACACCCTCGCCTACCCCGCCGCCGAGGAACGCGCCCGCGCCGCCCTGAACTACCCCCCCCACGCCCGCCTCGCCCAGATCGAGATCAGCGCCCGCGACCAGCACAAAGCCCAGGCCGCCGCGCAGGACCTCGCCGACGCCCTCCACGGCGCCGGAGCCACCACCCACGAAGTCCTCGGCCCCGCCCCCAGCCCCGTCGCCCGCCTGCGCGGCGTGTACCCCTACCACCTGTTCCTGCGCGCCCGCAACGACGCACGGCTGGGCGAACTGCTCCGCGTGCTGGACACCCGCACCTGGAAAGCCAGGGTCAGAGTGGACGTGAATCCACGGGGGGGGCTGTAA
- a CDS encoding DUF2231 domain-containing protein, with product MLNLNRTRPPAHVMEDAVSDHDALEGVADTLQTLLRGAEATLPGGVMDALHGEWLGHPLHPILVHLPLGGWVIAAALDHLPTPSPGTNDAAADRALLLGTLGAVGTIATGWADWSNTRGEARRTGLIHGTLNEAAFVLNVGSLLARRRGRRGLGKALSGAALGVAVAGGFLGGELVYRHGLGVGRTMAHRQD from the coding sequence ATGCTGAACCTGAATCGGACCCGGCCACCCGCCCACGTCATGGAGGACGCCGTCAGTGACCACGACGCGCTGGAGGGCGTGGCCGACACGCTCCAGACGCTGCTGCGCGGCGCGGAGGCGACCCTGCCCGGCGGCGTGATGGACGCCCTGCACGGCGAGTGGCTGGGGCATCCGCTGCACCCGATTCTGGTGCACCTGCCGCTGGGCGGTTGGGTGATCGCGGCGGCGCTGGATCACCTGCCCACGCCGTCGCCGGGCACGAACGACGCGGCGGCGGACCGGGCGCTGCTGCTGGGCACGCTGGGCGCGGTGGGGACCATCGCGACCGGCTGGGCCGACTGGTCGAACACGCGCGGCGAGGCGCGGCGCACCGGCCTGATTCACGGGACGCTGAACGAGGCGGCGTTCGTGCTGAACGTGGGGTCACTGCTGGCGCGGCGGCGTGGTCGGCGCGGCCTGGGCAAGGCGCTGTCGGGCGCGGCGCTGGGTGTGGCGGTCGCCGGCGGGTTCCTGGGTGGCGAACTGGTGTACCGGCACGGGCTAGGCGTGGGTCGCACGATGGCCCACCGGCAGGACTGA
- a CDS encoding PadR family transcriptional regulator — MDAQQLKGHLDLLLLATLETGPRYGGQIIADVQAATDGHFALREGTLYPALHRLEKQNFIRGEFQVLPRGGSPVKVYTLTPTGTTELQAQREKYERFTRAVRGVIGGPT; from the coding sequence ATGGACGCCCAGCAGCTCAAAGGCCACCTCGACCTCCTCCTCCTCGCCACCCTGGAAACAGGCCCCCGCTACGGCGGCCAGATCATCGCCGACGTGCAGGCCGCCACCGACGGCCACTTCGCCCTGCGCGAAGGCACCCTCTACCCCGCCCTGCACCGCCTCGAAAAACAGAACTTCATCCGCGGCGAATTCCAGGTCCTCCCGCGCGGCGGCAGCCCCGTCAAGGTCTACACCCTCACCCCCACCGGTACCACCGAACTGCAAGCCCAGCGCGAAAAATACGAACGCTTCACCCGCGCCGTCCGCGGCGTCATCGGCGGCCCGACATGA